In Candidatus Binatia bacterium, a single window of DNA contains:
- a CDS encoding SxtJ family membrane protein → MQEVIGAKQLRSFGFLVGGIFALLGFGPLLLGKEVRLWAIIPAGALLILGLLLPQSLGPIYRVWMKLGHILGWINTRIILSVVFYGLVFPMGFIMRLAGRDPMRRRYDPAAESYRVPSTQRPGSHMLRQF, encoded by the coding sequence ATGCAAGAAGTGATCGGCGCTAAACAATTACGCTCTTTTGGGTTTCTCGTCGGTGGAATTTTTGCCCTGCTGGGGTTTGGGCCGCTCCTGTTGGGGAAAGAAGTGCGGCTGTGGGCGATCATCCCGGCCGGAGCGCTTCTCATTCTCGGTCTCCTCCTACCGCAAAGTTTGGGACCGATCTACCGAGTTTGGATGAAGCTCGGCCACATTCTCGGCTGGATCAACACAAGAATAATCCTGAGTGTGGTCTTTTATGGTCTGGTTTTTCCCATGGGGTTTATCATGCGTTTGGCGGGAAGGGATCCGATGCGGCGCCGCTATGATCCGGCAGCCGAAAGCTACCGTGTCCCATCGACGCAGCGTCCGGGTTCGCACATGTTGCGACAATTTTAA
- a CDS encoding GxxExxY protein → MVVNGLTEKIIGAAIEVHKVLGPGLLESAYEVCLAHELSLANISFERQLPLPITYKSLPLDCGYRLDFLVERTVVLELKAMDGLQPIHQAQLLTYLKLGGWPLGLLINFNVPVLKNGIKRIVHNLK, encoded by the coding sequence ATAGTTGTGAACGGACTAACGGAGAAGATTATCGGGGCGGCAATTGAGGTTCATAAGGTCCTCGGGCCTGGACTCCTCGAATCGGCTTATGAGGTATGTTTGGCGCATGAACTTTCCCTTGCGAACATCTCCTTCGAGCGCCAGTTGCCACTGCCTATAACCTACAAGTCACTACCGTTGGACTGCGGGTACCGGCTCGATTTCTTAGTTGAAAGAACGGTGGTTTTGGAATTAAAGGCGATGGACGGGTTGCAACCGATTCATCAAGCACAATTGTTGACCTATCTGAAGCTGGGCGGATGGCCACTTGGTTTGCTGATCAATTTCAACGTGCCTGTGCTCAAGAATGGCATCAAGCGAATAGTGCATAATTTGAAGTAA